From the genome of Pseudomonas yamanorum, one region includes:
- a CDS encoding phytanoyl-CoA dioxygenase family protein, whose protein sequence is MPAFVSADAVQLEDFHSICAQQAAAEDYPHCAEVCSNIPIYQAQALRNGDHHAVLDELHRLFSQGPGVMVVRQGYADLDVVDRHSQVFEAIFAQEAAQGVAADHFAKAGSNGRIWNSLQKAALQSPASFVEYYANPLLGLIAQAWLGPGYQVTAQVNVVHPGGQAQQPHRDYHLGFQTIDVVERFPLPLHTLSQYLTLQGAVAHSDMPLETGPTQLLPFSQQYPLGYLAWRRTEFIEYFQQHAVQLPLNKGDLLFFNPALFHAAGTNRTPDRQRMANLLQISSAFGKTMEAVDRDRMMLALYPCLLERLADNVMDDEALHAVIACTADGYSFPTNLDTDPPLQGLAPQTGQQLMLQALNERWPYETFAEHVAQLRAKRQG, encoded by the coding sequence ATGCCTGCCTTTGTCAGCGCCGACGCAGTGCAACTGGAAGATTTTCACTCGATCTGTGCCCAGCAGGCGGCTGCCGAGGACTACCCGCACTGCGCCGAAGTGTGCAGCAACATCCCGATCTATCAAGCCCAGGCACTGCGCAACGGCGATCATCACGCCGTGCTGGACGAACTGCATCGCCTGTTCAGCCAGGGGCCGGGAGTGATGGTGGTGCGCCAGGGCTACGCCGACCTGGACGTGGTAGACCGTCACAGCCAGGTATTCGAAGCGATCTTTGCCCAAGAGGCTGCACAAGGTGTGGCCGCCGACCACTTCGCCAAGGCCGGCAGTAACGGACGTATCTGGAACTCATTACAGAAGGCGGCACTACAGTCACCGGCATCCTTTGTCGAATATTACGCCAACCCACTGCTGGGGTTGATCGCACAAGCCTGGCTCGGCCCAGGCTACCAAGTCACGGCCCAGGTCAACGTGGTGCACCCCGGTGGCCAAGCCCAGCAACCGCACCGTGATTATCACCTGGGATTCCAGACCATCGACGTGGTGGAGCGCTTTCCGTTGCCCCTGCACACGCTGTCCCAATACCTCACGCTGCAAGGGGCCGTGGCCCATAGCGACATGCCCCTGGAAACCGGCCCGACCCAACTGCTGCCGTTTTCCCAGCAATACCCGCTGGGCTACCTGGCCTGGAGGCGCACTGAATTCATCGAGTACTTCCAGCAGCATGCAGTGCAATTGCCGCTGAACAAAGGTGACCTGCTGTTCTTCAACCCGGCCCTGTTTCACGCCGCTGGCACCAATCGCACACCGGACCGCCAGCGCATGGCCAACCTGCTGCAAATCTCCTCGGCGTTCGGCAAAACGATGGAGGCTGTGGACCGCGACCGGATGATGCTGGCGCTCTACCCTTGCCTGTTGGAGCGCCTGGCGGACAACGTCATGGATGACGAGGCGCTGCACGCGGTGATCGCCTGCACCGCCGATGGCTATTCCTTTCCCACCAATCTGGATACCGACCCACCCTTACAGGGCCTGGCTCCGCAAACCGGGCAGCAACTGATGTTGCAGGCACTGAACGAACGCTGGCCCTACGAGACCTTTGCCGAACACGTTGCGCAACTACGCGCCAAACGCCAAGGCTGA
- a CDS encoding SDR family oxidoreductase: MPSTDLSHTFKGQYFVVTGSTQGLGAAVAHTLARRGAAGLIICGRRPDQGQEQVRQLAALDCRAVFVQADLEQIGDCRAVIEAARAHFGTLHGLINCAGMSDRGTILDTSPELFDRLFAVNVRAPFFLMQEALKLMISQRVEGAVVNIQSVTGHGGQSFLSAYAASKGALAILTKNVAFSALRNRIRVNGLNIGWMDTPHEDEIQRHYHGAGDGWLEAAEAAQPFGRLLKPEEVAQSVAFLLSRESGMMTGTVIDLEQGVIGCGDGGTPRPDQALSLVEGA; encoded by the coding sequence ATGCCTTCAACCGACCTCAGCCATACCTTCAAAGGCCAATACTTTGTCGTCACCGGCAGCACCCAGGGGTTGGGTGCTGCCGTCGCCCATACCCTCGCGCGGCGCGGTGCTGCCGGCCTGATCATCTGCGGACGCCGCCCGGACCAGGGCCAGGAGCAAGTACGGCAGTTGGCAGCGCTCGATTGCCGCGCGGTGTTTGTCCAGGCGGACCTGGAACAGATCGGCGACTGCCGCGCCGTGATCGAGGCGGCCCGTGCCCACTTCGGCACCCTCCACGGGCTGATCAACTGCGCCGGGATGTCGGATCGCGGCACCATTCTCGACACCTCCCCCGAACTGTTTGACCGACTGTTTGCGGTCAATGTGAGGGCGCCGTTTTTCCTGATGCAGGAAGCCTTGAAGCTGATGATCAGCCAGAGGGTTGAAGGTGCAGTGGTCAATATCCAGAGTGTCACCGGCCACGGCGGGCAATCGTTCTTGAGTGCCTACGCGGCGTCCAAGGGCGCTCTCGCGATTCTGACCAAAAACGTAGCGTTCAGCGCCCTGCGCAACCGGATTCGGGTCAACGGCTTGAACATCGGCTGGATGGACACACCTCACGAGGATGAAATCCAGCGGCACTACCACGGTGCCGGGGATGGCTGGTTGGAGGCCGCCGAAGCCGCGCAGCCCTTCGGCCGCCTGCTCAAACCTGAAGAGGTGGCCCAGAGCGTGGCATTTCTATTGTCACGCGAGTCGGGAATGATGACCGGCACGGTGATCGACCTGGAGCAAGGCGTCATCGGCTGTGGCGACGGCGGCACCCCACGCCCCGATCAGGCCCTGAGCCTGGTGGAGGGTGCGTGA
- a CDS encoding LacI family DNA-binding transcriptional regulator — protein MLERAKHFSIKQLATQAGVSKATVDRVLHERGSVHAQTRRRIEQALDELESQEKNGLAVGRTFHVDVIMHTPKRFSAAVQAAITAQLGSLAPFRIAPRFHLFEEIEPQAMHDQLLRCLETGSQGVVLKAADEPAVNLAVKHLAAAGIPVVTLVTDLPHSERIGYVGMDNRTAGQTAAYLLSRWLSPQPQEVAVVIGSELFRGEEEREMGFRMWLRGRATHLRVLDISGGYGVYDRTFARVTEALKQHPELKAVYSVGGGNRAIVDAFAALDRPLDVFIAHDLDEENRQLLAEEKVAAIIDHNLQIDARHVFLHILQFHRLWKAGPIAPSQVQIVTPFNLPD, from the coding sequence ATGCTCGAACGCGCTAAACACTTTTCCATCAAGCAACTGGCCACCCAGGCGGGCGTCAGCAAGGCGACGGTCGATCGCGTCTTGCATGAGCGCGGCAGCGTGCACGCCCAAACCCGGCGGCGTATCGAACAGGCTCTGGATGAGCTGGAATCCCAGGAAAAAAATGGCCTGGCAGTAGGCCGGACCTTTCATGTCGATGTGATCATGCACACGCCCAAGCGCTTCAGTGCGGCGGTGCAGGCCGCCATCACCGCCCAACTGGGCAGCCTGGCACCGTTTCGTATCGCCCCGCGGTTTCATTTGTTCGAAGAAATCGAGCCTCAGGCGATGCACGACCAATTGCTGCGCTGCCTCGAGACCGGCAGCCAGGGTGTGGTGCTCAAGGCCGCGGACGAGCCGGCGGTGAATCTGGCGGTCAAGCACCTGGCGGCCGCAGGTATTCCGGTGGTGACCCTGGTCACCGATCTGCCCCACAGCGAGCGCATCGGCTACGTAGGCATGGATAACCGCACCGCCGGACAAACCGCCGCGTACCTCCTTTCCCGCTGGCTGTCACCCCAACCCCAGGAAGTGGCGGTGGTGATTGGCAGCGAATTGTTCCGGGGCGAGGAGGAACGCGAAATGGGTTTTCGCATGTGGCTGCGCGGCCGTGCGACGCACCTGCGGGTACTGGATATCAGCGGTGGGTACGGCGTGTATGACCGAACGTTTGCCCGGGTCACCGAAGCGTTGAAGCAGCATCCCGAACTGAAGGCGGTGTACAGCGTCGGCGGTGGCAACCGCGCAATTGTCGACGCCTTCGCAGCTCTGGATCGCCCGTTGGACGTGTTTATTGCTCACGACCTCGACGAAGAGAATCGCCAACTGTTGGCTGAAGAAAAAGTCGCCGCGATTATCGATCACAACCTGCAGATCGATGCGCGCCATGTGTTCCTGCACATCCTGCAATTTCATCGGCTGTGGAAGGCTGGGCCGATTGCGCCGTCACAGGTACAGATCGTCACACCGTTCAACCTGCCGGACTGA
- the iolG gene encoding inositol 2-dehydrogenase, producing MLRIAVLGAGRIANIHAANVAAHPDATLVVVADPWREGVDGLAAQLGCEAAYDCAAVLSRDDIDAVVIGTPTDTHIDLLLAAVSQGKAVLCEKPIDLNFAKARAAAQAVEREGGKVMLGFNRRFDPDTLRLRQAIDAGQIGAVRQVIITSRDPGLAPRDYLAHSGGILRDMTIHDFDMARHLLGEEPIEVSAIASRLVDPSLAQIDDFDSVMVLLRTASGKQCHINCCREAVYGYDQRLEVSGANGVLLTDNHRPSTLRHWNHEHTEALEPLQHFFLERYAEAYRNELGQFIQALSAGRALPTNMRDGLYALHLADCALESIKTGRMVEVNYAI from the coding sequence ATGCTACGTATCGCTGTCCTTGGTGCAGGGCGCATCGCCAACATTCACGCGGCCAATGTCGCGGCCCATCCTGATGCCACTCTGGTGGTGGTCGCCGACCCCTGGCGGGAGGGCGTCGATGGCTTGGCTGCGCAGCTGGGTTGCGAGGCGGCCTATGACTGCGCAGCAGTGCTAAGTCGGGACGATATCGACGCGGTGGTGATTGGCACACCCACCGACACTCATATCGATTTGCTGCTGGCGGCCGTGTCCCAGGGCAAGGCCGTGCTGTGCGAGAAGCCCATTGACCTGAATTTCGCCAAGGCGCGGGCGGCGGCGCAAGCTGTGGAGCGCGAGGGCGGCAAAGTAATGCTGGGCTTCAACCGCCGCTTCGATCCCGACACGCTGCGCCTGCGCCAGGCCATCGACGCGGGGCAAATTGGTGCTGTGCGGCAGGTGATCATCACCAGCCGTGACCCGGGGTTGGCGCCACGGGATTACCTGGCACATTCCGGCGGCATCCTGCGGGACATGACCATTCATGACTTCGACATGGCGCGGCACCTGCTGGGTGAAGAGCCCATCGAAGTCAGCGCGATAGCCAGCCGGCTGGTAGACCCGAGCCTGGCGCAGATTGACGACTTCGACAGCGTGATGGTGCTACTGCGCACCGCATCCGGGAAACAGTGCCATATCAACTGCTGTCGGGAGGCGGTCTACGGGTATGACCAGCGACTTGAGGTGTCCGGGGCCAATGGGGTGTTGCTCACGGATAACCATCGCCCCAGCACCTTGCGCCATTGGAACCACGAGCACACCGAGGCGTTGGAGCCGTTGCAGCATTTCTTCCTGGAACGTTATGCGGAGGCCTACCGCAATGAGTTGGGGCAGTTTATCCAGGCACTGAGCGCGGGGCGCGCGCTGCCCACCAACATGCGCGATGGGCTGTATGCGTTGCACTTGGCTGACTGTGCGCTGGAGTCCATCAAGACTGGGCGAATGGTTGAGGTCAATTACGCTATTTAA
- a CDS encoding cystathionine gamma-synthase — MTQHDKSAFATRVIHAGQSPDPTTGALMPPIYANSTYLQESPGVHKGFDYGRSHNPTRFALERCVADLEGGTQAFAFASGLAAISTVLELLDAGSHVVSGNDLYGGTFRLFDKVRQRSAGHRFSFVDLTDLSAFEAALQDDTRMVWVETPSNPLLSLTDLSAISRICKARGILCVADNTFASPWIQRPLELGFDIVVHSTTKYLNGHSDVIGGIAVVGQNPELAERVGFLQNSVGAIAGPFDAFLTLRGVKTLALRMERHCSNALELATWLEQQPQVARVYYPGLASHPQHELARRQMRGFGGMISVDLKSDLAGATRFLENVKIFALAESLGGVESLIEHPAIMTHASIPAATRAQLGIGDGLVRLSVGVEDVEDLRADLAQALAKI, encoded by the coding sequence ATGACCCAGCACGATAAAAGCGCCTTCGCCACCCGCGTGATCCATGCCGGGCAATCCCCGGACCCGACCACCGGGGCGCTGATGCCGCCGATCTACGCCAACTCCACCTACCTGCAGGAAAGCCCCGGTGTTCACAAAGGCTTCGACTACGGGCGTTCCCACAACCCGACGCGCTTCGCCCTGGAACGCTGCGTGGCCGACCTGGAAGGCGGCACCCAGGCCTTCGCGTTTGCCTCGGGGCTGGCGGCGATTTCCACCGTGCTGGAACTGCTCGACGCCGGTTCCCACGTGGTCTCCGGCAATGACTTGTACGGCGGCACCTTCCGTCTCTTCGACAAAGTGCGCCAACGCAGCGCCGGGCATCGCTTCAGCTTCGTCGACCTGACCGACCTGTCGGCTTTCGAAGCCGCGTTGCAGGACGACACCCGGATGGTCTGGGTCGAAACCCCGAGCAACCCGCTGCTGAGCCTGACCGACCTCAGCGCCATCTCCCGCATCTGCAAGGCCCGGGGCATCCTCTGCGTAGCAGACAACACCTTCGCCAGCCCATGGATCCAGCGCCCGCTGGAGTTGGGTTTCGACATCGTGGTGCACTCCACCACCAAGTACCTCAACGGCCACTCGGATGTGATCGGCGGCATTGCGGTGGTGGGCCAGAATCCTGAACTGGCCGAACGCGTGGGCTTCCTGCAAAACTCCGTGGGTGCGATTGCCGGACCGTTTGATGCGTTCCTGACCCTGCGTGGGGTGAAGACATTGGCGTTGCGCATGGAGCGCCATTGCAGCAATGCGCTGGAACTGGCGACATGGCTGGAGCAACAGCCGCAAGTGGCGCGGGTTTATTACCCAGGCCTGGCATCACACCCGCAGCATGAGCTGGCACGCCGGCAGATGCGTGGGTTTGGCGGGATGATTTCGGTAGACCTGAAAAGCGACCTGGCGGGCGCCACACGCTTCCTGGAAAACGTGAAGATCTTTGCGTTGGCTGAAAGTCTGGGGGGCGTCGAAAGTTTGATTGAGCACCCGGCGATCATGACCCATGCGAGCATCCCGGCAGCGACCCGGGCGCAGCTGGGGATTGGTGATGGGTTGGTGCGGTTATCGGTGGGGGTTGAGGACGTGGAAGACCTGCGGGCGGATCTGGCGCAGGCGTTGGCAAAAATCTAA
- a CDS encoding pyridoxal-phosphate dependent enzyme, with the protein MPTASRPAVLELIGNTPLVRVSRFDTGPCTLFLKLESQNPGGSIKDRIGLAMIDAAERDGRLRPGGTIIEATAGNTGLGLALVGRAKGYRVVLVVPDKMSTEKVLHLKAMGAEVHITRSDVGKGHPEYYQDVAARLAKDIPDSFFADQFNNPANPLAHETSTAPEIWAQTQHDLDAIVVGVGSAGTLTGLTRFFKRVQPDLAMVLADPVGSVMAEYSRSGTMIEPGSWAVEGIGEDFIPSIADLSSVRHAYSISDEESFDHARQLLRAEGILGGSSTGTLLAAALRYCREQTEPKRVVTFVCDTGTRYLSKVYNDQWMNDAGLLQYKHYGDLRDLIARRFEDGRVISVGPDDSLLTAFQRMRLADVSQLPVLVDGQKLVGVLDESDVLLGLHQNAAHFSMTVASAMTNALHTLAPSASLAQLQAELDRGLVAIIADASGFYGLITRVDLLNHLRRSLA; encoded by the coding sequence ATGCCCACCGCTTCCCGCCCAGCCGTGCTCGAACTGATCGGCAACACCCCGCTGGTGCGGGTCAGCCGCTTCGATACCGGCCCGTGCACGCTGTTCCTCAAGCTTGAATCCCAGAACCCCGGCGGCTCCATCAAGGACCGCATCGGCCTGGCCATGATCGACGCCGCCGAACGCGACGGCCGCCTTCGCCCCGGTGGCACCATCATCGAAGCCACCGCCGGCAATACCGGCCTCGGCCTGGCGCTGGTGGGCCGCGCCAAAGGTTACCGGGTGGTGTTGGTGGTGCCGGACAAGATGTCCACCGAAAAGGTCTTGCACCTGAAAGCCATGGGCGCCGAGGTGCACATCACCCGCTCCGACGTCGGCAAAGGCCACCCCGAGTATTACCAGGACGTGGCGGCACGGCTGGCCAAGGACATTCCCGATTCGTTCTTCGCCGACCAGTTCAACAACCCGGCCAATCCCCTGGCCCACGAGACCAGCACTGCGCCGGAAATCTGGGCCCAGACCCAGCATGACCTCGACGCCATCGTGGTCGGCGTCGGCTCGGCCGGCACCCTCACCGGCCTGACCCGTTTCTTCAAGCGCGTACAACCCGACCTGGCCATGGTGCTGGCCGACCCGGTCGGCTCGGTGATGGCGGAATACAGCCGCAGCGGTACCATGATCGAACCCGGCTCGTGGGCCGTGGAAGGCATCGGTGAAGACTTCATCCCCTCCATCGCCGACCTCTCCAGCGTGCGCCACGCCTACTCCATCAGCGACGAAGAAAGCTTCGACCACGCCCGCCAGCTGCTGCGGGCCGAAGGCATTCTCGGCGGCTCTTCCACCGGTACCCTGCTCGCCGCCGCCCTGCGCTATTGCCGCGAACAGACCGAGCCCAAGCGCGTCGTCACCTTCGTCTGCGACACCGGCACGCGCTACCTGTCCAAGGTCTACAACGACCAATGGATGAACGATGCCGGCCTGCTCCAATACAAACACTACGGAGACCTGCGCGACCTGATCGCCCGCCGTTTCGAGGACGGCCGGGTGATCAGCGTCGGCCCCGACGACAGCCTGCTCACCGCCTTCCAGCGCATGCGCCTGGCGGACGTGTCGCAATTACCGGTGCTGGTGGACGGCCAAAAACTGGTGGGGGTGCTCGACGAGTCGGACGTATTGCTCGGCCTGCATCAGAACGCCGCGCATTTTTCCATGACCGTGGCCAGCGCCATGACCAATGCTCTTCACACCCTTGCGCCCAGCGCCAGCCTTGCGCAATTGCAGGCCGAACTGGATCGCGGACTGGTGGCAATCATTGCCGACGCCTCGGGCTTTTACGGCCTGATCACCCGCGTCGACCTGCTCAATCACTTACGGAGATCCCTTGCATGA
- the atzF gene encoding allophanate hydrolase, whose protein sequence is MRNEQLGWTLGEWQAAYRSQALTPDILLTLAGTLPADDNAWISRVQPQQLRDQLAQLAERLVAVDGDIDKLPLYGVPFAIKDNIDAAGWETTAACPEFAYTAKADASVVARLRAAGAILMGKTNLDQFATGLVGTRSPYGAVGNSFNPDYVSGGSSSGSASVVARGLVAFSLGTDTAGSGRVPAGFNNIVGLKPTKGRLSNTGLVPACRTVDCISVFALTVEDAETVAGVAAAYDGNDAYSRINPNTAPVAVGATIKLAVPASLEFFGDAQNQAVFEQALLRFRSLGAEITAVDFSPFQQLAEQLYYGSWVAERTVALEGMLASNAEAINPVVRGIVENGHKYSACDAYKAEYLRAELSRRINDTLAGFDALLVPTSPTIRTLAEMALEPVLYNSQFGFYTNFTNLADLSALAVPAGLRSDGLPCGITLIAPAWHDAALAHLGKRWQAGLDLSLGATERHLPQPAPARQAPGSVRVAVVGAHLTGMPLNFQLTSRNAVLVEQTLTASQYRLHALPGTVPPKPGLVKDDSGRSIIVELWDMPIARFGEFVAEIPAPLGIGNLTLADGRSVKGFICEPWALAGATDITEFGGWRAYMASRK, encoded by the coding sequence ATGCGCAACGAACAACTTGGCTGGACCCTTGGCGAATGGCAGGCCGCTTACCGCAGCCAAGCGCTGACCCCCGACATCCTGTTGACCCTGGCGGGCACGCTTCCCGCCGACGACAACGCCTGGATCAGCCGGGTACAACCGCAGCAGTTGCGTGACCAGTTGGCGCAACTGGCCGAGCGGCTTGTGGCGGTCGACGGCGATATCGACAAGTTGCCGTTGTATGGCGTGCCGTTTGCCATCAAGGACAACATCGATGCGGCAGGTTGGGAGACCACGGCGGCGTGTCCTGAGTTTGCCTATACGGCCAAGGCGGATGCATCAGTGGTGGCCCGGCTGCGGGCGGCCGGGGCGATCTTGATGGGCAAGACCAACCTGGATCAGTTCGCCACTGGCCTGGTGGGTACACGCTCGCCCTACGGCGCGGTGGGTAACAGCTTCAACCCGGACTATGTCAGCGGCGGTTCCAGCTCGGGCTCTGCGTCGGTGGTTGCCCGTGGCCTGGTAGCGTTCTCCCTGGGCACCGACACCGCCGGCTCCGGGCGGGTACCGGCGGGCTTCAACAATATCGTCGGGCTGAAACCGACCAAAGGTCGACTGTCCAACACCGGGTTGGTGCCGGCCTGTCGCACCGTGGACTGTATTTCGGTGTTTGCGCTGACCGTTGAAGATGCCGAGACGGTTGCGGGCGTCGCTGCGGCTTACGACGGGAACGACGCTTATTCACGCATCAATCCCAACACCGCGCCGGTAGCGGTGGGGGCCACGATCAAACTGGCGGTGCCGGCCAGCCTGGAGTTTTTTGGCGACGCACAGAACCAGGCCGTGTTCGAACAGGCGCTGCTCAGGTTTCGATCCCTCGGGGCCGAGATCACGGCGGTGGATTTCAGCCCGTTCCAGCAACTCGCCGAGCAGCTCTATTACGGCTCCTGGGTTGCGGAGCGCACGGTGGCATTGGAAGGCATGCTCGCCAGCAACGCCGAAGCGATCAACCCGGTGGTGCGTGGCATCGTTGAAAACGGCCACAAGTACAGCGCCTGCGATGCCTATAAAGCCGAATACCTGCGCGCCGAACTGAGCCGCCGCATCAACGACACCCTGGCCGGTTTCGACGCCTTGCTGGTGCCGACCTCGCCGACGATTCGTACCCTGGCGGAAATGGCCTTGGAGCCGGTGCTCTACAACTCGCAGTTTGGTTTCTACACCAACTTCACCAACCTGGCCGATCTCTCGGCACTGGCCGTGCCCGCCGGGCTGCGCAGCGATGGCCTGCCGTGCGGCATCACCCTGATTGCGCCTGCCTGGCACGACGCCGCCCTGGCGCATCTGGGTAAGCGTTGGCAGGCCGGCCTCGATCTGTCGCTGGGAGCTACCGAACGCCACCTGCCACAACCGGCCCCTGCACGGCAGGCTCCGGGCAGCGTGCGGGTGGCGGTGGTGGGCGCGCACCTCACCGGGATGCCGCTGAATTTCCAACTGACCAGCCGCAACGCCGTGCTGGTGGAGCAAACCCTGACGGCGAGCCAATACCGCTTGCATGCGCTGCCTGGCACGGTTCCGCCCAAGCCGGGGCTGGTCAAGGATGATTCGGGCCGCTCGATCATCGTTGAACTGTGGGACATGCCGATCGCCCGCTTTGGCGAGTTCGTCGCGGAGATTCCGGCGCCGCTGGGTATCGGCAACCTGACCCTGGCGGACGGGCGCAGTGTGAAAGGGTTTATCTGCGAGCCCTGGGCCCTGGCAGGCGCCACCGACATCACCGAATTCGGTGGCTGGCGCGCCTACATGGCGAGCAGGAAATAG
- a CDS encoding GntR family transcriptional regulator, translating to MQLSTTRKPSERPDSLAERVYQQLKDDIFDFRLLPGDRFSEGDVAERMQASRTPVRQALYRLEREGHLEVFFRSGWQVRPFDFNYFEELYDVRIVLELAAVNRLCGMAEQGLEGLGAIWQVDESARLDDAQIVSALDEAFHCGLVQATGNAEMARMHYEITEKIRIIRRLDFTQQARIAATYEEHGSILDAILRRQSDQAQQLLKTHIEVSKQEVRKITLHRLAVARG from the coding sequence ATGCAGCTCTCAACCACGAGAAAACCCAGCGAACGCCCGGACAGCCTGGCAGAGCGGGTCTACCAGCAGTTGAAGGACGACATCTTCGACTTTCGCTTGTTACCGGGTGATCGCTTCAGCGAAGGCGACGTGGCCGAACGCATGCAGGCCAGCCGCACGCCGGTGCGCCAGGCGCTGTATCGTCTGGAGCGGGAAGGGCACCTGGAGGTGTTCTTCAGGAGCGGCTGGCAGGTGCGGCCGTTCGACTTCAACTATTTCGAAGAGCTTTACGACGTTCGGATCGTGCTGGAGTTGGCCGCCGTCAATCGCTTGTGTGGCATGGCGGAGCAGGGGCTTGAAGGGCTTGGGGCGATTTGGCAGGTCGACGAAAGTGCGCGGCTGGATGACGCCCAGATCGTCTCGGCGCTGGATGAGGCGTTCCACTGCGGGCTGGTGCAGGCCACGGGCAACGCTGAAATGGCGCGCATGCATTACGAGATTACCGAGAAAATCCGCATCATTCGGCGGCTGGATTTCACTCAGCAAGCGCGTATTGCAGCGACCTATGAGGAGCACGGAAGCATCCTCGATGCGATCCTGCGACGGCAAAGCGATCAGGCGCAGCAACTGCTCAAGACTCACATTGAGGTGAGCAAGCAGGAGGTGCGCAAGATCACGTTGCATCGGTTGGCGGTGGCGAGAGGATAA
- the dapA gene encoding 4-hydroxy-tetrahydrodipicolinate synthase encodes MSSFQGIWVPVVTPFHNGAIDFIGLRRLVCHLLEKGVAGIMVCTTTGEAASLSRQEQLAMLDAVLELVPPQQVVMGLAGYNQIELLQFQAEILKRPVAGLLVPPPSYIRPSQAGLEAFFRTVADASSVPIILYDIPYRTGIAFEQATLLNIVAHERIVAIKDCGGNLASTLALLASGKVDVLCGEDVQIFNALCLGATGAIAASAHVRTEDFVTLHRQVRDHQLLAARETFFGLLPLIHTMFVEPNPAPVKAALAMEGLIGSELRAPMLRASEALKSRLQHVLAARE; translated from the coding sequence ATGTCATCGTTTCAAGGTATCTGGGTTCCCGTCGTTACACCGTTTCATAACGGCGCCATCGACTTCATTGGCTTGCGCCGCCTGGTCTGCCATCTGCTGGAAAAAGGCGTGGCCGGGATCATGGTCTGCACCACCACCGGCGAAGCCGCCTCGCTGAGCCGCCAGGAGCAGTTGGCGATGCTGGATGCCGTCCTGGAACTCGTACCGCCGCAGCAGGTGGTGATGGGCCTGGCGGGGTATAACCAGATTGAGCTGTTGCAGTTCCAGGCCGAAATCCTGAAGCGCCCGGTGGCCGGTTTGCTGGTGCCGCCGCCGAGCTACATCCGCCCGTCCCAGGCGGGCCTCGAGGCGTTCTTCCGCACTGTGGCCGATGCGTCCAGCGTGCCGATCATTCTGTATGACATCCCCTATCGCACCGGTATAGCCTTCGAACAGGCGACGCTGCTGAACATCGTTGCCCATGAACGAATCGTCGCGATCAAGGATTGCGGCGGCAACCTGGCCAGCACCTTGGCGTTGCTGGCCAGTGGGAAGGTTGATGTGTTGTGTGGCGAGGATGTGCAGATATTCAACGCACTGTGCCTGGGAGCGACCGGGGCGATTGCCGCGTCGGCGCATGTGCGGACCGAGGATTTTGTGACGCTGCATCGGCAGGTTCGCGATCACCAGTTGCTGGCGGCTCGTGAGACGTTTTTCGGCTTGCTGCCGTTGATTCACACAATGTTCGTGGAGCCCAACCCCGCGCCGGTGAAGGCGGCACTGGCGATGGAAGGCTTGATCGGCAGTGAGTTGCGGGCGCCGATGTTGAGGGCGAGTGAGGCGCTGAAAAGCCGGTTGCAACACGTATTAGCCGCGCGGGAATAA